From one Erinaceus europaeus chromosome 4, mEriEur2.1, whole genome shotgun sequence genomic stretch:
- the GPX5 gene encoding epididymal secretory glutathione peroxidase, producing the protein MAKQHTIHMDCYKDIKGSIYDYDALTLNGKERIQFKQYASKHVLFVNVATYCGLTTQYLELNALQEELKPLGLVVLGFPCNQFGNQEPGENSEILPGLKYVRPGRGYVPNFQLFEKGDVNGENEQKVFTFLKHSCPHPSQLLGSLKNISWEPVKVHDIRWNFEKFLVGPDGVPVMRWYHQTAVNTVKSDILTYMKQFKTK; encoded by the exons atggcaaagcagcacactattcat ATGGATTGCTACAAAGATATTAAAGGTTCTATCTATGACTATGATGCCCTGACTCTCAATGGAAAGGAACGCATTCAGTTCAAGCAGTACGCCAGCAAGCATGTCCTTTTTGTCAATGTGGCTACCTACTGTGGTCTGACAACTCAATATCTTG AACTGAATGCACTACAGGAGGAGTTGAAGCCATTAGGCCTAGTTGTGTTGGGCTTTCCCTGCAACCAGTTTGGAAATCAAGAACCAGGAGAGAACTCAGAGATCCTTCCAGGATTGAA GTATGTTCGTCCAGGCAGAGGATATGTACCTAATTTCCAGCTTTTTGAGAAAGGGGATGTGAATGGTGAAAATGAACAAAAAGTCTTCACCTTCTTGAAG CATTCCTGTCCTCACCCCTCTCAGTTGCTGGGTTCACTTAAAAACATATCCTGGGAACCTGTAAAGGTTCATGACATCCGCTGGAATTTTGAGAAGTTCCTGGTGGGACCTGACGGTGTTCCTGTCATGCGTTGGTACCATCAAACTGCAGTCAATACAGTCAAATCAGATATTTTGACTTACATGAAGCAGTTCAAAACTAAATAA